A section of the Shimia isoporae genome encodes:
- the dctP gene encoding TRAP transporter substrate-binding protein DctP — translation MRKHLNRAAVAALSMTFATEALATEWNVSLWGKRRAFTEHVEKLAELVSEKTGGEFTLNISYGGLSKNKENLDGISIGAFEMAQFCAGYHRDKNPSITVLELPFLGVASLEQEVELSMAVYQHPAVVEDLARWDATLLMPSPLPQYNLVGVGEAPATLADFEGLTVRATGGIGKAMETVGAVPTSMSASEVRQAMDSGIVKAVSFAPHAHMSFGTIENGTWWTTNLNPGTVNCPVVVNTTALEDLSDTHRDALLSSVDEALDHYVSHYQNKTMEAWGPELDKRGIARVTFTDAEITAFKEAAAAPAAASWIEHNTKRGLPAQELYDLVTGMIANGS, via the coding sequence ATGCGCAAACATCTAAACCGGGCAGCCGTCGCTGCCCTTTCCATGACATTTGCTACCGAAGCACTGGCAACAGAGTGGAACGTATCGCTCTGGGGTAAACGACGCGCATTTACTGAGCACGTCGAAAAACTTGCTGAACTGGTGAGCGAAAAAACCGGTGGCGAGTTCACCCTGAACATCAGCTACGGCGGCCTGTCCAAGAACAAGGAAAACCTGGATGGCATCTCGATTGGTGCCTTTGAAATGGCTCAGTTTTGCGCTGGTTATCACCGCGACAAAAACCCGTCGATCACCGTGCTCGAGCTTCCGTTCCTTGGCGTAGCCTCTCTCGAGCAAGAAGTTGAGCTCTCCATGGCCGTTTATCAACACCCTGCCGTGGTCGAGGATCTTGCACGTTGGGACGCAACTTTACTGATGCCGTCTCCTCTGCCTCAGTACAACCTCGTCGGCGTGGGTGAAGCGCCTGCAACTTTGGCCGATTTCGAGGGACTGACAGTGCGCGCCACTGGCGGCATTGGCAAAGCCATGGAAACTGTAGGCGCCGTTCCAACTTCTATGTCGGCCTCTGAAGTGCGCCAGGCAATGGACAGCGGCATTGTCAAAGCGGTGAGCTTTGCCCCTCACGCGCACATGTCTTTTGGTACGATCGAAAACGGCACTTGGTGGACCACAAATCTCAATCCTGGCACCGTAAATTGCCCGGTTGTTGTGAATACCACCGCACTTGAAGACCTCTCTGATACGCACCGCGACGCGCTGCTCAGCTCGGTTGACGAGGCGCTTGACCACTACGTAAGCCACTACCAGAACAAGACCATGGAAGCGTGGGGGCCTGAACTCGACAAGCGTGGCATTGCGCGTGTGACATTTACCGATGCTGAAATCACCGCCTTCAAAGAGGCGGCGGCAGCACCCGCAGCGGCCTCCTGGATTGAACACAACACCAAGCGCGGCTTGCCTGCACAAGAACTCTATGACCTTGTGACCGGTATGATCGCCAACGGCAGCTAA
- a CDS encoding 3-methyl-2-oxobutanoate hydroxymethyltransferase produces the protein MKRIYDFSRNPAKRNYTISDLQALKGTGKKLSMANPANAPELRACIEAGIDLFVVGGDQIDEVREIAPHHFTGVGSSWAQFGSTAEILDHAFEMMRKGGDLYYTLRSFETMETLAREGIPVQSHIGLIPTFSHYCGGLRAWGRKADEAMQIFETLKRMEDAGVVAVEAECIAEEVLEAVNLKTSIVTFSLGSGNAGDAVFSFVADICGEASEEDKPPKHAHSFGNVGRLHKQVHQERVAALKEFHKEVAATNFPYPETNVTMHDGEKAKFLEALDKWAPTHS, from the coding sequence ATGAAACGCATTTACGACTTCAGCCGCAATCCGGCCAAGCGGAATTACACGATCTCCGACCTGCAAGCCCTAAAAGGAACCGGCAAGAAACTGAGCATGGCCAACCCGGCTAACGCACCGGAACTGCGCGCCTGTATTGAGGCTGGGATCGATTTGTTTGTGGTCGGAGGCGACCAGATTGACGAGGTGCGCGAGATTGCACCCCATCATTTCACCGGTGTCGGATCGTCATGGGCGCAATTCGGTTCGACCGCGGAAATTCTCGATCATGCGTTTGAAATGATGCGCAAGGGAGGTGACCTCTACTACACTCTGCGCAGCTTCGAAACGATGGAGACACTCGCTCGCGAAGGCATTCCCGTGCAGAGCCATATCGGCTTGATCCCGACCTTTAGCCACTATTGCGGTGGTTTGCGCGCATGGGGACGCAAAGCTGACGAGGCTATGCAAATTTTCGAAACACTCAAGCGTATGGAAGATGCGGGAGTCGTTGCGGTCGAAGCAGAGTGCATAGCGGAAGAAGTCCTGGAAGCCGTGAACCTGAAGACGTCGATTGTGACCTTTTCTCTGGGTTCGGGAAACGCGGGCGACGCGGTATTCTCATTTGTGGCCGACATCTGCGGGGAAGCCAGCGAGGAAGATAAACCGCCGAAACACGCACACTCTTTCGGAAATGTCGGTCGTCTGCACAAACAGGTTCACCAAGAGCGCGTTGCGGCTTTAAAGGAGTTCCACAAAGAGGTTGCTGCCACGAATTTCCCCTACCCCGAAACCAATGTGACCATGCATGACGGCGAAAAAGCCAAATTCCTAGAAGCTCTGGACAAGTGGGCACCCACGCATTCCTGA
- a CDS encoding TRAP transporter small permease subunit — MAGSSLVLSDGSRLSMLDQRLFRLESFLALLSGLAVFSLMVMAVVSVGGRNIANQPLPGYVDWIEVAMPLIAFMGISFTQREGGHIRMDMVIGALRGRTLYAVEFLTTAVILAVMLLLVWGSWAHFERSFDFAAPLWSRDSSIDIGIPLWPAKLLAPVAFSVLCVRLLLQLWAYARAFRNPLKSPVAVPLIADAATQAAMEAEHVSGHDS; from the coding sequence ATGGCAGGGTCATCCCTGGTGCTGTCTGACGGCAGTCGCCTCAGCATGCTTGATCAACGCCTGTTCCGGCTTGAGAGCTTTCTTGCCCTTCTCAGCGGGCTGGCAGTCTTTTCCCTGATGGTCATGGCTGTAGTTTCAGTCGGCGGCCGGAACATCGCCAACCAGCCTTTACCCGGCTATGTCGACTGGATCGAAGTGGCCATGCCGCTGATTGCCTTTATGGGTATTTCCTTCACCCAACGAGAAGGCGGGCACATCCGAATGGACATGGTCATTGGAGCCCTTAGAGGACGCACTCTCTATGCCGTCGAGTTCCTTACGACGGCCGTCATTCTTGCGGTTATGCTGCTGCTCGTTTGGGGGAGCTGGGCGCATTTTGAACGCAGCTTCGACTTCGCCGCGCCCCTCTGGAGCCGCGATAGCTCGATCGACATCGGCATTCCCCTTTGGCCCGCCAAACTGCTGGCGCCGGTTGCCTTCAGCGTTCTGTGCGTGCGCCTGCTCTTGCAGCTCTGGGCCTATGCCCGAGCTTTTCGTAATCCACTCAAATCCCCTGTGGCTGTGCCTTTGATCGCCGACGCTGCGACGCAGGCTGCCATGGAAGCCGAGCATGTCTCGGGTCACGACTCCTAA
- a CDS encoding TRAP transporter large permease encodes MEPIDIGLIVSGGMLVLVVLGMRVAFAAATAGMVGLIWIFWAKFGYEPDRFGKAVTVAVKTAGQVPHSKVASQALSLIPTFILIGYLAYYAGLTKALFEAAKKWLAWVPGGLAVSTVFATAGFAAVSGASVATSAVFARIAIPEMQAIGYDKRFAAGVVAAGGTLASLIPPSAILVIYAIIVEQDVGKLLLAGFIPGMFSALIYGLLIIGMALTIKGFGPAVSGFTWKERFQSLPPALPIVIVVMTIIFFVYNPFGGDAWGTPTEGGAIGAFVVFLMALYQGMRWSELKDALLETAKLSVMIFTIIWGVLVYVRFLGFAQLPNAFSDWITSLDMAPMLILICILLAYAVLGMFMDAIGMLLLTLPVVYPAVMALNGGEAVSAAESTFGMSGPMCAIWFGILVVKMAEFCLITPPIGLNCFVVAGVRDDLTVQDVFKGVTPFFLADAATIALLVAFPMIVLWLPMQV; translated from the coding sequence ATGGAACCCATTGATATTGGCCTGATCGTCTCGGGCGGAATGCTTGTACTCGTGGTGCTGGGTATGCGCGTTGCCTTTGCCGCAGCCACCGCTGGAATGGTTGGTCTGATCTGGATCTTCTGGGCCAAGTTTGGCTATGAACCCGACCGTTTCGGCAAGGCTGTGACCGTTGCAGTAAAAACCGCTGGCCAAGTACCGCACTCCAAAGTCGCCAGTCAGGCGCTTTCACTGATCCCGACTTTCATCTTGATAGGATACCTTGCCTACTATGCCGGTCTCACAAAGGCGCTTTTTGAAGCAGCGAAAAAATGGCTGGCTTGGGTGCCGGGCGGATTGGCTGTGTCGACGGTCTTTGCCACCGCAGGATTTGCGGCGGTATCCGGAGCCTCCGTGGCAACTTCCGCTGTTTTTGCCAGGATTGCCATCCCGGAGATGCAGGCGATCGGCTACGACAAACGCTTCGCCGCTGGCGTGGTCGCGGCAGGTGGAACTCTGGCGTCACTGATCCCGCCTTCTGCAATCCTAGTGATCTACGCCATCATCGTTGAGCAGGATGTTGGCAAACTGCTTCTCGCAGGCTTCATCCCGGGCATGTTCTCCGCCTTGATTTATGGCCTGCTGATCATTGGCATGGCTCTCACGATCAAAGGCTTTGGCCCGGCTGTCAGCGGCTTCACATGGAAGGAACGCTTCCAATCGCTGCCGCCTGCCCTTCCGATTGTGATCGTGGTGATGACCATCATCTTCTTTGTCTATAACCCGTTTGGTGGAGATGCTTGGGGCACCCCCACGGAAGGCGGGGCAATAGGCGCTTTTGTGGTCTTTCTGATGGCGCTTTACCAAGGCATGCGCTGGTCCGAGCTCAAAGACGCCCTGCTGGAAACCGCAAAACTAAGCGTAATGATTTTTACGATCATATGGGGCGTGCTGGTTTACGTCCGCTTCCTTGGGTTTGCGCAGTTGCCAAATGCATTCTCCGACTGGATCACGTCACTGGATATGGCGCCCATGCTGATCCTGATCTGCATCCTTCTGGCTTATGCGGTTTTGGGCATGTTCATGGATGCCATCGGAATGCTTCTCTTGACCCTTCCCGTTGTATATCCGGCGGTTATGGCGCTGAACGGCGGGGAAGCGGTGAGCGCGGCCGAAAGCACGTTTGGGATGTCCGGGCCCATGTGCGCGATCTGGTTCGGTATTCTCGTGGTGAAGATGGCGGAGTTCTGCCTGATCACGCCGCCGATTGGCCTGAACTGTTTTGTGGTCGCCGGAGTACGCGACGATCTGACCGTTCAGGACGTGTTCAAGGGCGTGACACCGTTCTTCTTGGCGGACGCCGCCACGATCGCACTTCTAGTCGCCTTCCCGATGATTGTGTTGTGGTTGCCCATGCAAGTTTGA